Part of the Dehalococcoidales bacterium genome is shown below.
GAGACCCTTCAGGTTGAGGTTCATTATCGAGTCCCAGGCCCTTTCCTCCAGCTCAAGCGCCGGCATCCAGACGACACTGGTACCGGCGTTGTTTACCAGGACGTCAATCCTGCCGAATTCGGCGACGACTGTATCGACCAGATTCTGTATCTGGTCCATGCGGCCTACATGCGTTGCCACGGCTATCGACTTCCTGCACAGACCCCGTATCTCTTCGGCCACCAGTTCCAGGTCAGGCAGTTTCCGGCTGGTCACCGCTACATC
Proteins encoded:
- a CDS encoding SDR family NAD(P)-dependent oxidoreductase; this translates as MVSTRFSLEGKVALVTGGSRGIGQATALAFAEAGADVAVTSRKLPDLELVAEEIRGLCRKSIAVATHVGRMDQIQNLVDTVVAEFGRIDVLVNNAGTSVVWMPALELEERAWDSIMNLNLKGL